One Desulfobulbus propionicus DSM 2032 DNA segment encodes these proteins:
- a CDS encoding glycosyltransferase family 39 protein: MNSQEQGRRTFPISEKWIYSGLILLLLVLLVTTILLASVPPVDRDALTHHLFVPKLWLKHGGIYEIPEIHFSYYPMNLDLLYMIPLYFGNDIIPKYIHYCFALLTGLLLYRHLKKRLGMGYGLLGALFFLSVPIIVKLSITVYVDLGVVFFTTASLLLLFHWAEKNFLPPYLILAGLCCGLAAGTKYNGLIGVVVLTLLVPMLYQQSATRERQSNGKALLWGVVFAVATLASFSPWLIRNHAWTGNPIYPLHNSLFQKWRAPAINQHTPTQVDLADTLRQATRQGSSAFISRKILYNEPWWQTLLLPLRFFYEGQDDNPRFFDGKLTPFLLLLPALAFLFRSTNARQRREQKFLLSFALLYFFFTFFQEAMRIRYIVPIVPPLVILSMYGLQETLQRISAWIANPRLRKMVRLAVAACILGSILGYNGQYLASQFAVVNPMPYLRGQISRDAYITTFRPEYPAIQHTNAVVPQNAKVLCIFLGNRGYYMDFQPVFEQPFGNGIFMQFLSKKQKNKNIVQMLNKENITHVLIRDDLTYSWVQQLKETERQFFSPLFNSATQPIFSKFGYTLFAIIQPSHR, encoded by the coding sequence ATGAACTCACAAGAACAGGGCAGACGGACCTTTCCAATCTCCGAAAAATGGATATATAGTGGGCTCATTTTGCTTCTTCTCGTTCTCCTTGTTACAACCATCCTGCTTGCCTCCGTCCCCCCTGTCGACCGGGACGCGTTAACTCACCATCTCTTTGTCCCTAAACTATGGCTCAAGCACGGTGGCATTTACGAGATTCCCGAGATTCATTTCTCCTACTACCCCATGAATCTCGATTTGCTTTATATGATCCCGCTCTATTTCGGCAACGACATCATCCCTAAATACATTCATTACTGCTTTGCCCTGCTCACCGGGCTGCTGCTCTATCGCCACCTGAAGAAACGGCTGGGAATGGGGTACGGCCTGCTTGGCGCGCTCTTTTTTCTTTCGGTGCCGATCATCGTCAAGCTGTCGATCACCGTTTATGTCGACTTGGGCGTGGTCTTTTTCACCACCGCATCTCTGTTGTTGTTGTTTCACTGGGCGGAAAAGAATTTTCTGCCGCCTTACCTCATTCTTGCCGGATTGTGCTGCGGCCTGGCTGCTGGCACCAAATACAACGGCCTGATCGGTGTTGTCGTGCTTACCCTGCTGGTGCCGATGCTCTATCAACAGAGCGCCACCCGGGAACGGCAGAGCAACGGCAAGGCGCTGCTGTGGGGAGTCGTTTTCGCCGTCGCCACCCTCGCGTCCTTCTCGCCGTGGCTGATCAGAAATCATGCCTGGACCGGTAACCCCATCTACCCCTTGCACAACTCGCTGTTCCAAAAATGGAGAGCTCCGGCGATCAACCAGCACACCCCCACACAGGTCGACCTCGCCGACACCCTGCGGCAGGCCACCCGCCAGGGTAGCAGTGCCTTTATTTCGCGGAAAATCCTCTACAACGAACCCTGGTGGCAAACCCTGCTTTTACCGCTCCGTTTTTTCTATGAGGGCCAGGACGACAACCCGCGATTCTTCGACGGCAAGCTGACGCCGTTTCTCCTTCTTCTGCCGGCCTTGGCCTTTCTCTTCCGCTCAACGAATGCTCGACAGCGCCGGGAACAGAAATTTCTCCTCTCGTTCGCCCTGCTTTACTTCTTTTTCACCTTTTTCCAAGAAGCGATGCGCATCCGCTACATCGTGCCGATTGTGCCGCCCTTGGTGATTCTTTCCATGTATGGCTTACAGGAAACCTTGCAAAGAATATCCGCATGGATTGCCAACCCAAGGCTGCGAAAAATGGTTCGGTTGGCGGTAGCGGCCTGTATCCTCGGTTCTATATTAGGGTACAATGGTCAGTATCTAGCCAGCCAGTTCGCTGTGGTGAATCCCATGCCATACCTGCGAGGACAAATCAGCCGGGACGCCTATATCACCACCTTCCGTCCGGAATACCCAGCAATACAGCATACCAATGCAGTCGTACCGCAGAACGCTAAAGTGCTGTGTATTTTCCTCGGCAACAGGGGCTATTACATGGATTTCCAGCCGGTGTTCGAACAGCCGTTTGGGAATGGAATTTTCATGCAATTTCTTAGCAAAAAACAAAAAAATAAGAACATTGTGCAAATGTTGAACAAAGAAAATATCACTCATGTGCTCATCCGAGACGATTTGACATATTCATGGGTTCAGCAGTTGAAGGAGACAGAGCGACAGTTTTTTTCACCTCTTTTTAACAGTGCGACTCAACCTATTTTCAGCAAGTTCGGATACACTTTATTTGCAATAATTCAACCAAGTCATCGCTAA
- a CDS encoding glycosyltransferase: MIELNRVMKPKLLVVTSTFPRWQNDTDPPFVYELSRRLVETFDVTVHTPHYPGALREERICGMHIHRFRYFFASCERLAGGQGIVPKLRRNKLYHLLLPFFLVAQFFSLLLLVAKIRPDVIHAHWLVPQGFWAVVIKKLFKVPVIITAHGADVFGLRTPAVIAAKKWIVNNADRVITVSSALARILCADTQSHQKPDIIPMGVDASLFSPNKKNEAIRERYGIHGPFLLFVGRLTEKKGVRYLIDAMPKVINDFPDAKLLIVGHGELEHELRNQVRQLGFDKVVLFAGGISNDQLPVYYATADLFIGPSVQVRNGDTEGFGLTFVEAAMSGCLVIGTRVGGIEDILVDGQTGFLVPPGNTSLLAAKIIHIAKSKENYEEIRRKARRLISGKFDWVVVAEQYAMICLSCSGQSRQFAKVAKD, from the coding sequence ATGATCGAATTGAATAGGGTGATGAAGCCAAAACTACTCGTTGTCACTTCTACCTTCCCCCGCTGGCAAAATGATACCGACCCACCGTTTGTCTATGAATTGTCAAGACGGCTGGTCGAGACATTTGATGTCACTGTGCATACACCGCATTACCCTGGTGCCTTGAGAGAGGAGCGGATATGCGGAATGCACATCCATCGTTTTCGCTATTTTTTCGCCTCATGCGAACGTTTAGCCGGTGGGCAAGGAATCGTTCCAAAATTACGACGGAACAAACTGTATCACCTGCTTCTTCCTTTTTTTCTTGTCGCCCAGTTTTTTTCACTGCTTCTGCTTGTCGCAAAGATCCGGCCTGACGTAATTCACGCCCATTGGTTGGTCCCGCAGGGCTTTTGGGCAGTGGTAATTAAAAAGCTTTTCAAGGTTCCGGTTATCATAACGGCGCACGGTGCCGATGTGTTTGGCTTGCGAACGCCTGCGGTTATAGCTGCCAAAAAATGGATAGTGAACAATGCCGACAGGGTAATAACGGTCAGTTCAGCGCTGGCACGAATACTTTGTGCCGATACCCAGAGTCATCAAAAACCGGACATTATCCCCATGGGAGTGGATGCGTCGCTCTTTTCCCCGAATAAAAAGAATGAAGCCATCAGGGAACGGTATGGCATTCATGGTCCGTTTCTGCTCTTTGTTGGCCGTCTGACCGAGAAAAAGGGGGTACGCTACCTGATTGATGCCATGCCTAAGGTCATCAATGATTTTCCGGACGCCAAGTTACTGATAGTCGGTCATGGAGAGTTGGAGCATGAATTGCGAAATCAGGTGCGACAACTTGGATTTGACAAAGTTGTCCTGTTCGCAGGGGGGATATCGAATGATCAACTTCCAGTCTATTATGCAACCGCCGATCTTTTTATTGGTCCATCCGTGCAAGTGAGAAATGGAGATACGGAAGGCTTTGGGTTGACTTTTGTCGAAGCGGCGATGAGCGGCTGTCTGGTGATTGGCACTAGGGTTGGAGGAATTGAAGATATACTTGTAGATGGGCAAACAGGATTTTTAGTGCCACCTGGTAATACAAGTCTTTTAGCTGCAAAGATAATACACATAGCAAAAAGTAAAGAGAATTATGAAGAGATAAGGCGGAAGGCAAGGCGATTGATTTCTGGAAAATTCGACTGGGTGGTTGTTGCAGAACAATATGCCATGATTTGTTTATCGTGCTCGGGGCAATCTCGTCAATTTGCCAAAGTGGCAAAGGATTAG
- a CDS encoding adenylyltransferase/cytidyltransferase family protein: MVRVITFGTFDVFHIGHLSILDRSRKLGDFLIVGVSTDQMSFDKKNRYPIYSQHERLQIIQSLRCVDEVFFEESLDLKRNYLLEYKADILVMGDDWAGKFDKFNDIVRVIYLPRTPSISTTEVIEKIRII; the protein is encoded by the coding sequence ATGGTACGTGTAATAACTTTTGGAACTTTTGATGTTTTCCATATTGGACATCTCAGTATACTAGATCGTTCAAGGAAACTTGGAGATTTTTTAATTGTTGGAGTTTCAACTGACCAAATGAGTTTCGATAAAAAAAATCGTTATCCAATATATTCACAACATGAACGTTTACAAATTATTCAATCACTACGTTGTGTTGATGAAGTTTTTTTCGAAGAATCACTTGATTTAAAACGTAATTATCTTTTAGAATATAAAGCAGATATTCTTGTCATGGGAGACGATTGGGCTGGAAAATTCGACAAATTTAATGATATTGTCAGGGTAATATATCTTCCAAGAACCCCTTCAATTTCAACTACAGAAGTTATTGAGAAAATACGTATAATATAA
- a CDS encoding CDP-glycerol glycerophosphotransferase family protein yields the protein MLKKLKLTCKKISSSFFGWIILWPFSYIIQRDQKKYVIIGRDGGKFLDNSKYCFIGLQYFQSLHNINVVFLTDYPDVRAELETHGYQVARLSGPVGWWQFLRCGTIIMDSAEWGSFGRFAAARGARLVQLWHGIPLKQIELLIIQKIASTLPFNLSRAFYAYRNFIGRHRQVDLLVSTSAHVTNKAMKFCFNAKHWPAIGYPRNDVLLDEQLRHHPLVSLGMDDQAICAIRSAKYSGKNVILYTPTFRRNMHDPFSDGVINLDQLYNFLKLHNLFFLIKLHPLMPQTIEPSYWKDNIFFIRPDSDIYPLMHEINILITDYSSIFFDYLLLDRPIVFYCHDLNEYIQDDRGFIFDYETMTPGPKVHSQKDLENQIIGILQRKDIWTDDRRRVRDLVFDHIDGSATKRLMAVLIGK from the coding sequence ATGTTAAAAAAACTTAAATTGACATGTAAAAAAATTTCTAGCTCATTTTTTGGATGGATCATCCTTTGGCCATTTTCTTATATCATCCAACGAGACCAAAAAAAATATGTAATTATCGGTCGAGACGGCGGTAAATTTCTCGATAACAGCAAATATTGCTTTATTGGTCTTCAATATTTTCAATCACTACACAATATCAACGTAGTTTTCTTAACCGACTACCCTGATGTTCGAGCTGAACTGGAAACACATGGATATCAAGTTGCTCGTTTATCCGGTCCCGTTGGCTGGTGGCAATTTCTCCGCTGTGGAACAATCATAATGGACAGCGCAGAATGGGGGTCTTTTGGCCGCTTTGCAGCTGCACGAGGGGCTCGTTTGGTTCAGCTCTGGCATGGAATTCCCCTCAAGCAGATAGAATTATTAATTATACAAAAAATTGCTTCAACTTTACCGTTCAACTTAAGTAGAGCATTTTACGCCTATCGTAATTTTATTGGCCGACATCGACAAGTGGACCTCTTGGTTTCCACCTCAGCTCATGTCACTAACAAGGCTATGAAATTCTGTTTCAATGCAAAACATTGGCCAGCTATAGGGTATCCTCGCAATGATGTATTGCTTGATGAACAGTTGCGTCATCATCCCCTCGTATCACTTGGCATGGATGACCAAGCAATATGTGCTATTCGATCCGCCAAATATTCAGGGAAAAATGTAATTTTATACACACCAACTTTTCGAAGAAATATGCATGACCCTTTTTCCGATGGAGTAATTAACTTAGATCAACTTTATAATTTTTTAAAGTTGCATAACCTCTTTTTTTTGATCAAACTTCACCCGTTGATGCCACAAACCATTGAGCCATCTTATTGGAAAGATAATATTTTTTTTATTCGCCCTGATTCAGATATCTACCCATTAATGCATGAAATCAATATACTTATCACAGACTATTCATCAATTTTCTTTGATTATCTTTTATTGGATAGACCTATTGTTTTTTACTGCCACGACCTAAACGAATACATACAAGATGATCGAGGTTTTATATTTGATTACGAGACGATGACCCCTGGCCCAAAAGTTCACTCCCAAAAAGATTTAGAAAATCAAATTATCGGTATACTACAAAGGAAAGATATCTGGACCGATGATCGTAGAAGAGTACGTGATCTTGTATTTGACCATATAGACGGTTCAGCAACAAAACGTCTGATGGCAGTGCTTATTGGTAAATAA
- a CDS encoding prepilin-type N-terminal cleavage/methylation domain-containing protein has protein sequence MKISAGEGMTGGTTTHLLEGTHMTLNKLRLQANEKGFTLIELMIVIAIIGILAAIAIPNFIAYRNKTFCTRAESDANGIAAALADYFSIPNHTATPTLAQLNNGAGFTLSGEGATINTAAIIGADPNAGITISVTDGSGRCPDDYMDASADWDTATSVYRKRIEP, from the coding sequence ATGAAAATTTCCGCCGGCGAAGGGATGACCGGCGGCACCACAACACACCTTTTGGAGGGTACACACATGACATTGAACAAACTGAGACTGCAGGCAAACGAAAAAGGCTTCACCCTGATCGAGTTGATGATCGTTATCGCGATTATCGGTATCTTGGCAGCGATTGCTATTCCGAACTTTATTGCGTATAGAAATAAGACTTTTTGCACCCGTGCTGAATCAGATGCCAATGGTATTGCCGCAGCTCTTGCCGACTATTTTTCTATCCCCAACCATACCGCAACCCCAACCCTTGCCCAACTTAACAACGGAGCTGGATTCACACTTTCTGGAGAAGGTGCAACAATCAATACAGCAGCAATCATTGGGGCTGATCCAAACGCAGGAATTACAATTTCCGTAACTGACGGTTCAGGTCGATGCCCTGACGACTACATGGACGCATCAGCAGATTGGGATACAGCTACAAGTGTATACCGTAAACGAATTGAGCCATAA
- a CDS encoding tetratricopeptide repeat protein, with amino-acid sequence MNKTELHVKVNKIYIIVAILLLACYSNAITVPWHLDDPPNITENYPLHITDLQPETLWQTLFAKPFSPGTLERPVAYLSFALNWYVGQDNPIGYHLVNLLIHILTAFFLFKTTFLLLQSPRLEKYSEDKALFIALLSATLWAINPIQTQAVTYIVQRMASMAAMFFIFSTYNYIRARQSETAAQTIKHFSWCILFFALALGCKENAITLIPSLLLIELLFFYRREDKQSKISLILLVAANSLLLLGALYYSFHHQLFGTYSNSLTTRPFTPYERLLTQPSVLLFYLSLLLYPSPARLSIDHSFPLSTSLVHPWTTLPAIVTILGLVLLGILCRKKWPLLSLALLFFFINHLVESTFIPLELVFEHRNYLPSFFLFLPIAATLGWALNYTAIHSKLLYGTLVVFIPLLLFLCGLGTYSRNVAWKTEESLWTDSLSKAPTNARPYAKLAEIYGWRKEKNAENFKIALALLHQSLERESPRTSYKPALVGNIGKLYAKHGLLDQAVLYYNQSLQLNPDFITSRFDLAEALTLQGKFSEALTQINTVIAKNDLQSRFFNLKALLLLWLDRPQEAAGCSQQAMQRTMVNKERYFYNTGVALGRAGHLTQGQWFLKQALHQHPNDRRILYSLIENRLLAKDVNSARQYALFLLENHSVTSYENDLAKLPTDYSAVPVNISVISPLIVECALQAATNLEKVHSQRNQ; translated from the coding sequence ATGAATAAAACAGAACTGCACGTTAAAGTTAATAAAATTTATATCATTGTCGCCATATTGCTCCTCGCCTGCTATAGCAACGCAATAACTGTACCTTGGCATTTGGACGACCCGCCCAACATCACCGAAAACTACCCTCTCCACATCACCGACCTCCAACCCGAAACCCTTTGGCAGACACTGTTCGCCAAGCCCTTTTCCCCAGGCACACTCGAACGCCCAGTAGCCTACCTCAGCTTTGCCCTCAACTGGTATGTCGGCCAAGACAATCCTATTGGATATCATCTGGTCAACCTGCTCATTCATATCCTCACCGCTTTTTTCCTCTTCAAAACTACATTTCTGCTCCTGCAGTCTCCACGTCTCGAAAAATATTCTGAAGATAAGGCACTGTTCATAGCGCTTCTCAGTGCCACGCTCTGGGCCATCAACCCCATCCAAACCCAGGCGGTTACCTATATTGTGCAGCGCATGGCCTCCATGGCTGCCATGTTTTTCATCTTCTCCACCTACAACTATATTCGTGCCCGACAATCCGAAACAGCGGCACAAACAATCAAGCATTTTTCCTGGTGCATCCTTTTTTTTGCGCTGGCCTTAGGCTGTAAGGAAAACGCCATCACCCTCATTCCCAGTCTCTTGCTCATTGAACTGCTCTTTTTTTATCGAAGAGAGGACAAACAATCAAAAATCAGCCTGATTCTGCTCGTTGCTGCCAATAGTCTTCTCCTGCTCGGGGCGCTCTATTATTCTTTCCATCATCAGCTATTCGGCACCTATTCCAACTCTCTTACCACCAGACCCTTCACCCCATACGAACGGCTACTGACCCAGCCAAGCGTCTTGCTTTTCTATCTCTCGTTATTGCTGTACCCCTCGCCGGCTCGGCTTTCCATCGACCATAGTTTTCCGCTTTCCACCTCGCTTGTGCATCCTTGGACAACACTCCCCGCCATAGTGACCATTCTTGGGCTGGTTCTCCTTGGAATTCTCTGCCGAAAAAAATGGCCCCTGCTCAGCCTGGCTCTCCTCTTCTTTTTCATTAACCACCTGGTGGAATCAACCTTCATTCCGCTAGAACTGGTTTTTGAACATCGCAATTACCTTCCTTCTTTTTTTCTTTTCCTGCCCATTGCCGCCACACTCGGATGGGCACTTAATTACACGGCGATACACAGCAAGCTCTTATATGGCACACTGGTCGTTTTCATTCCTCTGCTTCTCTTTCTCTGCGGTTTAGGCACCTACAGCCGCAATGTGGCATGGAAAACGGAAGAGTCGTTGTGGACGGACAGCCTGAGCAAGGCCCCCACCAATGCACGTCCCTATGCCAAGTTGGCGGAAATCTATGGATGGCGAAAGGAAAAAAACGCGGAAAATTTTAAGATCGCCTTAGCGTTACTGCATCAATCCCTTGAACGGGAAAGCCCCCGCACCAGTTACAAGCCAGCTCTTGTTGGCAATATCGGCAAACTCTATGCTAAACATGGGCTCCTTGATCAAGCGGTTCTTTATTACAACCAATCGCTGCAACTCAATCCTGATTTCATCACTTCTCGATTCGATCTTGCCGAGGCACTTACCCTGCAAGGAAAATTCTCCGAGGCACTCACGCAAATCAATACGGTCATAGCCAAAAACGATTTACAGAGCCGCTTCTTCAACCTGAAAGCCCTGCTCCTGTTGTGGCTGGACCGCCCCCAAGAGGCAGCGGGATGTTCCCAACAGGCCATGCAACGAACCATGGTCAACAAGGAACGCTATTTTTACAATACAGGTGTTGCCTTGGGCCGAGCCGGCCATCTTACCCAAGGACAATGGTTTCTCAAACAGGCCTTACACCAACACCCTAATGATCGCCGCATATTGTATAGCTTGATCGAAAACCGTTTGCTTGCCAAAGATGTCAATTCTGCTCGACAGTACGCGTTGTTCCTCTTAGAAAACCACAGTGTAACGTCTTATGAGAATGATTTGGCAAAACTGCCTACTGATTATTCCGCTGTTCCTGTTAATATCAGTGTGATTTCACCCCTTATTGTTGAATGCGCACTCCAAGCCGCAACGAACTTGGAAAAGGTCCATAGCCAAAGGAATCAATGA
- a CDS encoding glycosyltransferase family 4 protein gives MVLSPMATGNGAYIVHKTLESKIDEYRVVPYNPYRTLFPPSLLFHRFGSKTRLVHTTPDYGIFHKRRNIPLILTFHNYVLDPFMQKYSNLLQNIHYRTDLKLLTQLAVSNAQAITAVSHFTADLAKRDLRLNHPITVIHNGVDHNLFRPLKSVKYHPTKTIKVLFCGNLTRRKGAQWLIPIVEKLDKNISIAYTAGLRTHDSLPRHPQLECLGAIPHHSMPSVYQSADILLFPTVREGFGLAVAEAMACGLPVVATNCSSLPELIDDGKGGFLCPLGDIESFAEKICFLAENYQQRRDMGAYNREKVEKMFTIEHMVSQYVELFERTLARY, from the coding sequence ATGGTTTTATCCCCCATGGCCACTGGAAATGGCGCCTATATCGTTCACAAAACACTTGAAAGCAAAATAGACGAATATAGGGTTGTCCCATATAATCCCTACCGTACGCTTTTCCCGCCTTCGTTGCTATTTCATCGATTTGGATCAAAAACGCGCTTGGTTCATACCACCCCGGATTATGGGATTTTCCACAAAAGAAGGAATATCCCTTTGATTTTGACATTCCACAACTATGTCCTCGACCCTTTCATGCAAAAGTACAGCAATCTATTACAGAACATTCATTATCGAACTGATCTAAAGTTGCTTACCCAACTTGCTGTCTCCAACGCCCAGGCAATTACAGCGGTTAGCCATTTTACAGCGGATTTAGCCAAACGCGATTTGCGTCTGAACCACCCGATCACGGTTATTCATAACGGTGTTGATCACAACTTATTCAGGCCTCTTAAATCTGTAAAATACCATCCGACAAAAACCATAAAAGTTTTGTTTTGTGGCAATCTGACCCGGAGAAAAGGGGCACAGTGGCTTATTCCCATTGTCGAGAAACTCGATAAAAACATTAGTATTGCTTACACTGCAGGGTTGCGAACACATGATTCGCTGCCCAGACACCCACAGCTTGAATGCCTGGGAGCCATCCCCCATCATTCAATGCCATCTGTATATCAATCCGCTGATATTTTATTGTTCCCGACAGTCAGGGAAGGTTTCGGCTTAGCTGTCGCCGAGGCCATGGCTTGTGGACTACCGGTGGTAGCCACTAACTGCTCATCCTTGCCGGAACTAATTGACGACGGAAAAGGAGGATTCTTGTGCCCATTGGGGGACATTGAATCTTTTGCTGAAAAAATATGTTTTCTCGCAGAAAACTATCAGCAACGTCGAGATATGGGAGCGTACAACCGAGAAAAAGTAGAAAAAATGTTTACCATCGAACACATGGTGAGCCAATATGTTGAACTTTTTGAAAGGACATTAGCACGGTACTAA
- a CDS encoding oligosaccharide flippase family protein, which yields MLFKSLKEQLCMLIKWRPGKIAKGTLVMTLGISLRTLGQALVFIIAARALGIEEFGAYAAVLALAGAFGGFGGLGFQTILLRDVSRNPECFPEAWGRALFVICWSSFLLMGLYTVAAWALLPGTISWNVISSVGCAEIIFSPFYVAALKPYQSDERAVQCSWLMISQIIVRVAAVLALVALIHLLPQQSPLEIWGHLYALAAFITGTYTLVKVSFDFGLPQWTNCGKTFTQIHEGLLFALGGATLKLHADIDKTMIARLATLEGAGLYSAAYRIVEMATIPIMALMSIYQPRFFREAQEEHKNSSFIPWNIFPIPLCYVLLACPFIYIFSMWIPIILGNSFSTTVLAIKWLSFLPIISLPRIILQTKFFAYGFTKIAVLFFILGTMINIIINLLLIPSTGWKGAVIATYISESIIGLTLFFSAKKFLKKCQ from the coding sequence ATGCTTTTCAAGTCACTAAAAGAACAATTGTGCATGTTGATTAAATGGAGGCCGGGAAAAATTGCCAAAGGCACCTTGGTGATGACACTGGGTATTAGTTTACGTACCCTCGGCCAAGCACTCGTTTTTATTATTGCCGCTCGCGCGCTTGGTATCGAAGAATTTGGAGCTTACGCTGCGGTCCTGGCACTGGCTGGCGCGTTTGGTGGTTTTGGTGGATTGGGCTTCCAAACAATATTGCTCCGCGATGTATCCCGTAATCCAGAATGTTTCCCAGAAGCTTGGGGCCGAGCCCTTTTTGTAATATGTTGGAGTTCGTTTCTTTTGATGGGACTTTATACGGTTGCGGCGTGGGCTCTACTTCCCGGCACCATATCATGGAATGTAATCAGCAGCGTTGGTTGTGCGGAAATTATATTCTCACCTTTTTATGTTGCGGCACTAAAACCCTACCAAAGTGATGAACGGGCCGTTCAATGCTCCTGGCTCATGATATCTCAAATTATAGTGAGAGTTGCTGCCGTCCTGGCTCTCGTTGCCTTAATCCATCTTTTGCCACAACAGTCTCCCCTAGAAATATGGGGCCATCTCTATGCACTCGCAGCATTTATAACGGGTACGTACACTCTGGTTAAAGTCAGCTTTGATTTCGGGTTACCTCAGTGGACAAACTGTGGAAAAACATTTACCCAGATTCACGAGGGCCTTCTTTTCGCTTTGGGCGGAGCCACGCTTAAACTGCATGCTGATATTGACAAGACAATGATCGCTCGCCTTGCCACCTTGGAAGGAGCTGGTCTATATTCGGCAGCTTATCGAATCGTTGAGATGGCAACTATACCAATAATGGCATTGATGTCCATATATCAACCACGATTTTTTCGTGAAGCACAGGAAGAACACAAAAATTCTTCCTTCATTCCTTGGAATATTTTTCCAATACCATTATGTTATGTTCTTTTAGCCTGCCCATTTATTTACATATTCTCCATGTGGATACCAATAATATTAGGTAATAGTTTTTCCACAACTGTTTTAGCAATAAAATGGCTATCGTTTCTTCCAATTATATCCTTACCACGAATCATATTGCAAACTAAATTTTTTGCTTACGGATTTACAAAAATAGCAGTTTTATTTTTTATATTAGGAACAATGATTAATATTATTATTAATTTATTATTAATACCATCTACAGGATGGAAAGGTGCAGTAATAGCAACTTATATTTCAGAATCTATAATAGGATTGACATTATTCTTTTCAGCAAAAAAATTTTTAAAAAAATGTCAATGA
- a CDS encoding vitamin K epoxide reductase family protein, producing the protein MNQPSDVQTKKTLSYHWYIIPVIFFLLFGLTDTLYLAWSHYKNYTDLTFSSFCALSKAINCDTVSQSPWSILLGLPLSYWGFSAYSLFLFFALATLHRRNYSIYLWQCLFLLGFGYSVAALYFGYISATKIKAHCILCLGSHAASFALLFLSWIILRRFCGGFSLQGLNKGVRYILNSWPLKTSILVLVVLFLSLHTWLPPYWNFTLPPLSNAVANGLTEEGHPWIGAEHPELTIHEYADYQCFQCSKMHTFLRQLINEHPQKIRLVHHHYPMDHEFNNIIVPEPFHIGSGKMAMIAIYSVSKNKFWEMNDALYTMGREKEPFNTRTLAAMTGFTSGELAAATRHPQIREILLYDIRQGMKREITGTPTFVIDDKVYQGALPSDLLKIIMQ; encoded by the coding sequence ATGAACCAGCCATCTGATGTTCAAACCAAAAAAACACTTTCTTACCACTGGTACATCATCCCGGTTATTTTCTTCTTACTCTTTGGCCTGACAGATACACTCTACCTCGCCTGGTCTCATTATAAGAATTACACAGATCTCACTTTCAGCAGTTTCTGTGCCCTTTCCAAGGCTATTAATTGCGATACGGTTTCGCAAAGTCCATGGTCCATCCTTTTGGGCCTTCCCCTTTCCTATTGGGGTTTTTCGGCTTACTCGCTGTTCTTGTTCTTCGCTCTTGCCACCTTGCACCGGCGAAACTATTCGATTTATCTTTGGCAGTGCCTTTTCCTCCTAGGGTTTGGCTATTCTGTGGCAGCGCTTTATTTCGGATACATCTCGGCAACAAAAATCAAAGCCCATTGCATTCTATGCCTTGGCAGTCATGCTGCAAGTTTTGCGCTTCTTTTTTTGAGTTGGATTATCCTCCGACGTTTCTGTGGTGGTTTTTCCCTGCAGGGCCTCAACAAAGGTGTCCGATACATCCTCAACTCATGGCCACTTAAAACGAGCATTCTGGTGCTTGTCGTTTTATTCCTTTCTCTTCATACTTGGCTTCCGCCGTATTGGAATTTTACCCTCCCACCCCTCTCCAACGCTGTTGCCAACGGACTAACCGAGGAGGGGCACCCCTGGATAGGTGCTGAACATCCGGAACTGACGATCCATGAATATGCCGATTACCAATGTTTCCAATGCAGCAAGATGCACACTTTTCTTCGCCAACTGATCAATGAACATCCCCAAAAAATCAGACTGGTCCACCACCACTACCCCATGGATCATGAATTCAACAACATTATCGTGCCCGAACCCTTCCATATTGGCTCCGGAAAAATGGCGATGATTGCCATCTACTCAGTTTCAAAAAATAAATTCTGGGAAATGAATGACGCGCTCTATACAATGGGACGGGAAAAGGAACCGTTCAACACCAGGACGCTGGCGGCAATGACAGGATTTACTTCCGGCGAACTGGCGGCCGCAACCCGACACCCGCAAATCCGGGAAATACTTCTGTATGACATTCGCCAGGGCATGAAACGGGAAATCACCGGCACACCGACATTTGTGATTGACGATAAAGTCTATCAAGGTGCACTTCCTTCCGACCTGTTGAAAATAATCATGCAATGA